gaaatttgctTGCCAGATCTAGAGCGCACGGCAAAGCCTggtcatttgccgtgtgccagatctagagcacacggcaaacatcttttttttaaaaaaaatctacatGGTGTACcaaattaattagttaaatatagcaaataaatataaaaatgtacCAAATTTTAATATAGAGTGCCACATGTTGTATGTGAAGAGCATAAAAGGTTTCGAggtgagaagagaaaaaaaatttattactttgccgtgtgcaaaaaaaGCATACGACAAATTTATTACTTTGCCGTGTGAAAAAAAGCACATGTGCCCAATATCTGCCGTGCGTTTTTTTGGATGACACATGGCAAAAGTGTTGTTTGCCGCGTGTCTGGAAAGTTGTCCACGGCAAACTTTGAGCACACGGAAAATACGGTCTTTCCTGCAGTGACACATGAACTTTTTATTTATGTGTAGGGATTCCAATTTTGTTTTCTAGAAAGCTTCAATATCCAACGAAGTTAGGtaaatttgaaaataaaaatCAATTCGGCCAAGCCTATATGAAGTTTTTCAAAATTTAAagataattttatttgaataaTTAGTTTCCATCATTCTTGGCGCATAGTCATGCAACTATAGTGGTAGGTTCATTCCACAAAATAGCAATAATAGAAGTATTAGCGCAATTAGAGAGGAAACAcgatataaaaaaataaattctaaaaattcttataaaaatcagaaacattcgACCATCTACTCAACCGACTATAATCATCATCAATAGTATAACCATCAGGATCTATAATCTTGTCTACATATTTACCCagctctgccattataaaataaatataaactaatcttCTAAGAACTAAGGGCCTGTGTGGAAGAATTCTACTCcatgtgttttttttaattacAAAAGATAATTTCAAATCTTTCCTACTAATTCTTGTGTATTTCCTAGCCTCTGGGGCTACCCACGTCACCCCGAATTCCTCGACAGGTGGGGATGTAAATTTTGCAACCACCCAAACTTTGGTGAAATCAACTCGCGGTCCATGGACGGCAATTTTGCAAAAGGATTCCCAGACTTTGTGAATACTAATTTTACAAAACCTAAACTTTTGACACACACTCTATTGACGGTAATTTTATGAATAACCACCACTACTACAATAACTATTTTTTGAGGCGGTCAAAAATAATTAACTGAACTGCCTCGGACCAAGGCTCGCGGTAAATAGATGATTTATCGAGGCAGTTTTTGctgtccgcctcggttaatcaaaaaacatttaaaaaaagaaaaagcccgCTAGTCTGCCGAGCCCATCACGGGTCCGCCAAGCCCatgacgccgccggccggttCCGGtggcacccgcgccgccgcaacTCGCGTCGAGCCGCCGTGCTGGCACTAGGTCCACCGGGATGTGGACTCgcagcgcccgccgccgcgacacTGCTACCCGTCCTCGGCCGCGCCACCGTCGTGCTATGCCTACGCCCTCCGCCGTACCTCCACCACCACgcgccggagggagggagggagacagGGAGGGCGCCGCCGGGAAGGTTGGGGAAGGGGCCACTGGGAGGGaggttgccgccgccgcaccatcgCCGGATGCGCCACGTGTGCTGCCAGATCTGCTCCCCGcgccaccggatccacccccTGCTCCCCGGATTGATCCCGGCGCCGCCGGATCCACCCTCCCGCCGCCGAAGCAGGGGCGTCgcggagggagggggcgcggcTGGCGTCGGGGGTCGGAGGTGGGGTGGCGTCAGTGGCCGGAGCCTGGAGGGGATGAGGcgtggggggggggagagagaggcaGGCAGGCCGCCGGGCcgtgggagagagagggaggggaggagaggggcgcgTGAGATGAAAACCTAAGTGCAGTATATATATCTGGAGCCATCTATCAAGCCGAGTTGGGTTTTTCTTGGCTTGGCCCTTTTAAACGAGGCGGACTTCTTATAAATAACCACCTCCAAAATGCCATTTTTGGAGGCAGACCTCTTATAATGCCCGccttcaaaaatatattttgcaAGGCGGTTTTTTATAACTGCCtcagttaataaaaaatgaccgtCTAGATTAATCGCAGGCATTAATTGAGGCCATTTTTAAAAGTCGtagttaatattttttttgtagtagtgccccTTGACTTTGGCGAAACCAATAACATCAAATTCACAGAAAACCACAAGACTTTTGCTAAACCAACCCCCTTAATGTGTATCACACTGCATAGATATATTTCAATGGTCCACATCTCACACACATACATTCAacaatccaaatcaaatttgaccGACCCGCAACAAAACTTTATAAGCATGGATATATACGtttgcagtggcggagctagcaaATATTCCAGGGGGGCAGCAAAATCCATTCCACTGCCACGCGTCGCTCCTATCCGGTGTTGTTGGCGCCGAGGCTCGTGATTCCGCTCGTCAGCAGCAAAGGCAAGCCGATTGCCATGgcctcgacggcgacggctcAGACGAGCGGCGGCGTTCCTACCTCAGTGCCTGCTTAATAGATGAAGTCATGAAGGGGtctcaaaatttttttgcagtgTTGGAGGTGCCCTGCTAGCCCACCCTGGCTCTGTCGTTGTCCGTCCATGACGTCCCTGACGGACCTCTGGGGAGCGCCAGCGGCACAACATTTTTCTAGTAGCACTCTAAATTTTCATATAAGTTACCCACATGTGtcattaattatgataaataataTAAATGAAACCCTTAAATTTGCCCAAAATGTATGCTAATATATTTTCTAAATTGCCAGCTTCTACCACTATTAATATATAAAAAAGTAACTCATTAAAAATATGTGCTCTGCGTCACCATACCACGTAAGCCAAGTatacatgcatatatatatatatttctatggTTTAGAAATCATAAAAACAATTTCCTTTATGAATGAGGTATCGACCACTAAAAAACATTTTAAATTATATCAATACTCTATGATAATAAATTATGTGAGCTGTTATTTTAGATAAATTTATACATTTTGACAAAAAAATACCTACAATAATGATAGTTTCAtctatttttaataaaaaatagaATACCACACACATAACTTTTTGATAAGAAAATTCAACATATTGAGTGTGATGGTGTAGGCAGACATGATTATTATGCCATTATAGTAATTAAGAATGCAGTCCAAAAGTTAAAATCCATATTTCTAAAAACCGGATAGAGATTAGAGAGTATCTATATTTTATCCTAGAAAATGAATAGTGAGGGAGCAAAAAGAAAAGCAATTCTAATTAGTTGTAAGTACTAAAGTTATTCGCAAAAAAAAGTACTAAAGTTATCcaagaaattttaattttaatacTTAAAAAATTCTAGCCCATATACGGATGCACGAGTTAATAGACTAGTAATGCTACCTGTAAACCTTCACTAAAAGAAACCGCAGTCATCATCATTTGTCTACTCAAACTTTGGCAGGAAGGAGCATGTATCCTTTGTGCCAATGCCTTTATCTCTCTTTTTTCGCAGATAAGCCTTTATTCGGAGGATGACATGCTTGGAATTGAGCCCCTCGAGCTACGTTTTCATTTTGAGCTTAACAAGCAGATAACAGCCCTGGTTAGGCTAACCAACGAGACAAAGCACGACTACTTAGCCTTTAACATCCAAACGTCAAGCTTGCTGCTGTACACACAGCCAGACAAAGGCATTGTGTCACCAGGATCCATGCGCAGTGTCAAGATAACACTGCGAGCACAGGAGAATGCACCGCAACGTCCGGATGAGATCATCGTACAGAGCACAAAAGTGAAGGAAGGTCTCGCGGCCGAGGATATCACTGAACACATGTTTCAAGAAGAGGCCGGAATTGTTGATGAGGTGAATTTGGCAGTTGTATATGAGCCTGATAAACCCAACAGAAATCCCAAGAGTCGAGAAGACACCAAGGTGAGCCCCTTTTTTTGATGAACCACAATGACCAATTTGACTGTTGTACATGCGTTGTCttctgtttttttgtttttttacaaaTGTGTGTATGCATGCGTTGCCAGAAAAGGAAACAGATGGTCGAATTTGCTTCCAGCGAGGAAAAACCTGGCGTCAGCGCAACTTGGCAAGCAAACGCAGTCCCCATGGTGAGCTTCTATATAGTGAGATAAGCCAACTTTTGCATCACTGCTGAAATGAGTTTATTTAATCTAATTAAGTACTTCATTATTCTGTCTGCAAGGACATTAATAATTCTATGAGCTACAAAGATGCGCGAGGACAACGTACTGAGCAAGAGCAGCAACCAGAGCGCCCTAGTTTACATGCAGCACCAAACATCATTTCGCGCGATCCAAGGACCAAGATGGGCAACAGAGCTGTGGATCTTGCAACCGGGGCCATGGGCAGCCTGCTTCATAAGCTTGACGAGCTCCAAAAGGAAGAGTACAATCTAGAGATAAGCGTGAAGGCAGACATAGAGTCTTTCTCTGAAGAGCTGATGGAGATGCAGCTAGCCCTCTGCAAGGTGTCAGAGGTGCAGCGGGACAACCTCGATGACCAGATCAAGTGCCAAGTcctagatcgagggcgcaagcggcgacggaagacgggttttttggtttgtgccacaaaaccaaggaggcggacggcggttgaagatgccaagtcgtggaggcatgggcgtcggtctcgggactgacggaggcgacgggcgtcgacggcgtctagggcctcgctgcgggcgaggaggtgacgggcgtcgggcggcgtctagggccgtcagaaggccgaggcgggaacggcgtctagggccacggcgtggaggcgggaatcttcccgcgcgtgaggttttggcggttttctcaaaaccggccacctacccgggtttcgcggaccctccaaaaccacggactggatcttcatcaagacggcggcatcgcggagaagacttcgtttcgaagaaagaacctcgggcgtcggatgagatcgtgtacagggggtgctgcaggccaaccggtctgaccggtccctggcaccgatctgaccggtctaaccaaccggtctgaccggtcccgcgggtataaataccccttcacttgtgttaggtcaagtgcggcttttgtattgtgtccgtgaattctctgtttccccaagccgccgcccctgtgttcctcttcctcagttcatctctttagggtagatttgaatattgtttgtgtgagaactcttgtggatttgattgggaaaggagaccctaacctccttgtgccctctgggcggtttgaatcaatccatctccttgttttgtgccttgtttgatggattttcgatttcgtGTTTGGCGCACTTAATTGAGtggaggctacgagttctttgctgtgattcccgtgcatcTAGACctgtcctaaaccctctggaatcacgagctttTTGAATTAAagttcttgagtgtttgagaaaaccccaatcccttttgatctccctcataattctcacgattcgttgatctttaggacgagatcttttggggatatgttcacggggtagggagcgaagcaatcccccaagtttcatcgattttcgtggtcgtttgatcgagattcaccgtttgaatctatgttttcgggggttttctaggtgccaccggtcagaccggtaggcaagaccggtcagaccggtacagcgcaccggtcagaccggtccagcacaccggtcagaccggtccaggcagatcagctCAGCAGTTTTttcgattcgcttccgatttgcttcgtggttccGCTCGCTCGTTTGAGGcattttgtgttggtttagcttttccatagctattccaaactttggccagaacgcttgagggcttgggtgattttcgggatataggccgacggtttgaatttcggaagaaattttgatcggctcccattcacccccctctggtcgacggctttggtccttcaattggtatcagagcttggttgaggttttcagtaccttaaccgattcgaaaaccactcagcgaccatggcgagtcttggtaagatcccggtgttttccgacgaggattatgcctactggaaggttcgcatcagagccttcctgcagagcatggaagccgatgtctgggagattaccacgaaccagctttacgaggtgctggctgttccgaccacgcctcttcaggtgacccagcacgaggctaacgccaaggccgtcaatgccttgttcgctggcatttctcgtgcggagttctcacgcgtccagggttttcaggaagcccacaaaatttggacgtgtcttgagaattaccacgagggtacacctcaggtgaaggctagactgttcgagactcactggcgtgagtacgagaacttcacacaggagccgggtgagagcattgacctgatgttcagtcattttcagtcgattgtgaacaaggtcaatgcaaacagatctgctggtgcccttgagtacacagagcacgagaaggctctcaagttgctctacgcacttgaccgctctgtgtgggatctcaaggtgaacacgatcattgagtctgcaggctatgagactctgatcgtgaacgagcttttcagcaagcttaaggccacggaggtggataaacagacacgagccaagctcaatggtgcccctcgttccaagagcgtcgctcttgtgactggcccaggtggatcgagctctaacgctaactctgctcttggcttttctcttgcctctttgccttctgtttcagatgagcagctggagacgctgggcaacgacgacttgtgccttctcatcagcaagttccagcgcgtctaccacaacaggcagaggaagaagaaccccgggtgctacaactgcggtgatctgaaccacttcatcgccgattgccccaagaagtccggcggtggccagaacaactccttcgactactaccgccaccacgaccgcgacgagggaggctccaacaaggagcgtcggtgccacaagcaccgcagtcatgaccggggaggacacttcgataaggagtcgctcaagaagcgcttccagtacaaggccaagaagcgggagaaggccttcctggcgcagctcagcgacctcgacaagagctctgacaccgaccgctcttcttcatcgacctccgacgacgacgacaagaagaagaagaagcgggacaaggaagccaccggcttcatcggcctttgcttggcggccggtcggcgcaagagcttctgcaccatggcgggcaaAGCCGATGGTGCacgtgcgtcttcaggtggacatgctacaccgacgcactccggctcttctcctggatccgagagcgattcagaggtaaactccacaattgacctgctagatacagaggttagggagttgtacgctgctctcgacaaccagaagagacTGCTTAagaaagcagctagagagcatagaaagcttagggctgagctggcttgtgctagggagaaatctagtaaggatgagtgcgctggctgcatatctcacatgaatgatcttgttgctctccgtgccaagcatgatgagaacatcgCGAACTTGAatgttgctaagatttcgctcgctgacgtgtctcatgagctcgcaaaggccaagcatgaactagaattggttaaggatgctcctattattagcgatgtgcttgaatgcgaggagtggcctatctttaagtctgatctagcttcattgcagtctaagtttgctactgttgtgtgcgaactagaggagatgaagtctaggccagttttgcttggtgcttgtaagctttgtcccacgcttaggtcggaactagaggagaagaacgccttgatcaagtctttggaaagactaaggtcgtagagtctagcccacctattgactgctctgtttgccctggtttgatttctgatttggataatcttacggtagagaaagccaacctggagaatgagaatacctatcttagggcgattcttagttgggtttctgctagtgagccgcagttgggcatgatgatcaagcagttcaagcgtggtgatgggtttggggtcggttacacatacacgaagtcagactttgacaggttgtacggtaagattggcaaggctgctggaaacactgctagcacgagcacgcagccttcgcttgttgaccccgcggatggtgtgcttaaagaaccaccgaaagcacctccgcagaagcaggtttgggttcccaagcccaatgagctgaggaatcccctcgacacgctccctgctgccacagcccaggttacctagaagaagagggctgctcctccccgtccgcagactaggcctccacctcccaagcgtgaggtgaggtactactgcgagttctgtgacagggaaggtcacctggaggagttttgcttcaggaggaagcgggctgtgaggagagagcaggagagacggaacgcggacatgtactctgcttggGTGCAttgtcctcctcggcgtggtgataggcgagttgctagggcgcgccgtgtaggtggaggtcagggagacggtggtggttaccgtgctccagcgagtGGTCTCTTTActggccgtgctcctggtcgttttcagtacggctatggaccacgggaccgaggctttggaggaggttttgaggctccacgctttcctcgcggtggtgttcgtcagtcacgcggtagacggg
This genomic interval from Panicum virgatum strain AP13 chromosome 8K, P.virgatum_v5, whole genome shotgun sequence contains the following:
- the LOC120645798 gene encoding uncharacterized protein LOC120645798, translating into MLGIEPLELRFHFELNKQITALVRLTNETKHDYLAFNIQTSSLLLYTQPDKGIVSPGSMRSVKITLRAQENAPQRPDEIIVQSTKVKEGLAAEDITEHMFQEEAGIVDEVNLAVVYEPDKPNRNPKSREDTKKRKQMVEFASSEEKPGVSATWQANAVPMDINNSMSYKDARGQRTEQEQQPERPSLHAAPNIISRDPRTKMGNRAVDLATGAMGSLLHKLDELQKEEYNLEISVKADIESFSEELMEMQLALCKVSEVQRDNLDDQIKCQCHKDCMRITTFSWFWSSSLANKRELFPTAAESVVVTSFCSRVQKFRVAAMPNAQ